The sequence CAGCGAGGTATAAAAAGTACAAATCGATGTTGTATGTTTGAGCTCTGTGATCCTTACGCATAattatcttacaattagtagCAACAGTGGAAGAATGCGTCGCTTTGATACGACGCTAAATCGCGATAACAATGTCGAGGCGAAGATGTTCGATCGATCGGAAAAATACGATCCGAGACATGGAATTCCAAATTGGAAATGTGAAAACCAAAAGGGCTCTTGATGTACACATATTGTGTACGAAGTAGCCTGCAGAGAAGCTAATTCGCTCACAGAACTTGTACTGCAATACAGCTGATTTATACATGCGGTCCCTGAAAATATCGTTTCACGAAGCAGTCAATCGCGAGTCAATCTGAATCGATCAGATACGATGCAGATTACGGCTCGCGTGTTCTGCATCCTCGTCCACGTCACTCGCATTTCAAACTTCGTATTTGTTCCTCGAGGCACTCCGTCGTGGATTCCACGAAAGTCCTGTTCATGACTTCGTACGCTCGCTCCATGAGCTTCGGAAGATCGTCCTTGGTCATGCCCGCGGTGGGAATAGGCGGCAGAACTGTTATGTAACTAGTTCCTGAAATGTAAAGTTTTCTCCTTTTAAATGCGAAGGAAGATCATCATTACATgtgaaaagaatttaatcATATGACATATCAACAATTGATATTTGATTGCAAGATTATTTACCTTTACacttatatattatcgcgataaaaataattaaaataatttgaaagaataataaaatggtaatcatattaaaaacattgatCTACGTATGcatcaaattatatttctttcacaCTTACCTGagtaaaatctttttaatttgccATCTAAGAAGTAATATTTCGACACGACGACGGGTTGAATCGGCATCTGCGACTCGATCGCAACGTGGAAAGCACCTTTCTTGAAGGGAAGCAATGCATTACCGGAATGCCGATGTCCCTCGGGGAACAGAAGAAGTCTCCGCTGGAAGGTTCAGAAATTTCGGTTCAATACACAGCTAGATTAATAATCTGAAAACGACTTGAACAAGAGTTGAAATAATCAActctattaaaataatctttgtaTATgaatcgtaataataataccgtGCACAATATGAAGAATAAACTTTGCGCAGTTACCTTTGCTACACGAATCGATTCTGCCGTATCGTTGATAATCTGCCGAGACTCTTCGACATTCTTCCTGTCGATAAACACTGTTCCCCAGAGCCAACTCGCAAGACCGAACGGTCCCAGATACATGATCTCCTTCTTCGAAATTACACAGCAATTTTTCATCGTCAGCCATAGCTCACCTAGAACTGTACGACCGATTTTATCGCGTGTATGTAAAATTCCCACTTGTTCCAGAtaagaaaaatgcaaagcTGAAGGTCAACACAACGTTATTTTTCAGGTCAGGTTTCTTAACCCTTCGTG comes from Ooceraea biroi isolate clonal line C1 chromosome 8, Obir_v5.4, whole genome shotgun sequence and encodes:
- the LOC105275043 gene encoding 1-acyl-sn-glycerol-3-phosphate acyltransferase alpha isoform X1, producing MMFEQLHAHRASRRFRRVLCGFCTTSSIALVFLFVMLCALSETVRYRAKFIFFIVASALSAGLWIPFMLFRIGSWKNALVPAMCVVRIAKIIGMNFRFRGKENIIKDTGCVVLINHQSSLDLCVLGELWLTMKNCCVISKKEIMYLGPFGLASWLWGTVFIDRKNVEESRQIINDTAESIRVAKRRLLLFPEGHRHSGNALLPFKKGAFHVAIESQMPIQPVVVSKYYFLDGKLKRFYSGTSYITVLPPIPTAGMTKDDLPKLMERAYEVMNRTFVESTTECLEEQIRSLKCE
- the LOC105275043 gene encoding 1-acyl-sn-glycerol-3-phosphate acyltransferase alpha isoform X3, producing the protein MIVLCGFCTTSSIALVFLFVMLCALSETVRYRAKFIFFIVASALSAGLWIPFMLFRIGSWKNALVPAMCVVRIAKIIGMNFRFRGKENIIKDTGCVVLINHQSSLDLCVLGELWLTMKNCCVISKKEIMYLGPFGLASWLWGTVFIDRKNVEESRQIINDTAESIRVAKRRLLLFPEGHRHSGNALLPFKKGAFHVAIESQMPIQPVVVSKYYFLDGKLKRFYSGTSYITVLPPIPTAGMTKDDLPKLMERAYEVMNRTFVESTTECLEEQIRSLKCE
- the LOC105275043 gene encoding 1-acyl-sn-glycerol-3-phosphate acyltransferase alpha isoform X4; the protein is MLCALSETVRYRAKFIFFIVASALSAGLWIPFMLFRIGSWKNALVPAMCVVRIAKIIGMNFRFRGKENIIKDTGCVVLINHQSSLDLCVLGELWLTMKNCCVISKKEIMYLGPFGLASWLWGTVFIDRKNVEESRQIINDTAESIRVAKRRLLLFPEGHRHSGNALLPFKKGAFHVAIESQMPIQPVVVSKYYFLDGKLKRFYSGTSYITVLPPIPTAGMTKDDLPKLMERAYEVMNRTFVESTTECLEEQIRSLKCE
- the LOC105275043 gene encoding 1-acyl-sn-glycerol-3-phosphate acyltransferase alpha isoform X2 — encoded protein: MFKTVLCGFCTTSSIALVFLFVMLCALSETVRYRAKFIFFIVASALSAGLWIPFMLFRIGSWKNALVPAMCVVRIAKIIGMNFRFRGKENIIKDTGCVVLINHQSSLDLCVLGELWLTMKNCCVISKKEIMYLGPFGLASWLWGTVFIDRKNVEESRQIINDTAESIRVAKRRLLLFPEGHRHSGNALLPFKKGAFHVAIESQMPIQPVVVSKYYFLDGKLKRFYSGTSYITVLPPIPTAGMTKDDLPKLMERAYEVMNRTFVESTTECLEEQIRSLKCE